One region of Eriocheir sinensis breed Jianghai 21 chromosome 36, ASM2467909v1, whole genome shotgun sequence genomic DNA includes:
- the LOC127007970 gene encoding proline-rich protein 36-like, producing the protein MSPFEDCTRWVADLERKYKCPWCGKGFRLSVHLKDHVRTHTGEKPYQCQICQKDFTQRSNLRTHLSKIHKEQLAYIKNRKSRGPKFPVKHEFLPSMVSTNSESCGSSGSGGGSGSAGGSCGSGLSHSPAEMKKLVIASGDPKPILPKPQGTEPSVMPFLSKETVSFLQKDELTVLYKDKSPGMETNRRVSLPQLVLHQPHQDGEPQVFPVDQTFAEFEGNSTPKKDSTNQPFLGKEAAIKSPQKETLLKALLLKGSSGGSACPNEVPPGVMRQVIPSSLASSLTPTLVTTPTLVTTPLSSAGQNLHSLSSSVAVTLASSIYNPPEEVLQPIFVMDSSKGLSPLIRCSKDVSVSHGDLLSPGRKGESFVVIEASGVAPQESTPVAVDSQDQPHMTDEMRILLQAVQIRVSQDQGQPSTPGSPVMVKPPTIGPTVTTASLPVVSHTLAVPTPSGPPLTPDAVLRQRISRSVPDKDASRKKNPSHVVPLKKSNHSPETLSKQGYNKDQELYTMPAKGISEKGKPLPFLRQLPISQMPASLSHPHSLGPKPILSSTLPPHTAPASTPTPSPPLPPPLPLPRHHSLTNQSASSTAVSPTTSITTPSSGDRRRPSGYHIPLNKSVYKLGDKHEKTSISRVREIHGENESVPDHK; encoded by the exons ATGTCTCCATTTGAAGACTGCACCCGTTGG GTGGCGGACTTGGAGAGGAAGTACAAGTGCCCGTGGTGCGGGAAGGGATTTAGACTCTCCGTCCATCTGAAGGACCATGTAAGGACACACACAGGCGAGAAGCCCTATCAGTGCCAAATTTGTCAGAAGGATTTCACTCAGCGCTCTAATCTGAGGACACATCTCAGCAAGATCCACAAAGAGCAGCTTGCCTACATTAAAAACAGAAAAAGTAGAGGTCCCAAATTTCCTGTGAAACACGAGTTCTTGCCCAGCATGGTTTCTACCAATAGTGAGAGCTGTGGCagcagtggtagtggaggtggtagtggaagtgCTGGTGGCAGCTGTGGCAGTGGTCTATCCCACTCCCCTGCTGAGATGAAGAAACTTGTGATTGCATCTGGTGATCCAAAGCCCATCCTCCCCAAGCCACAAGGAACGGAGCCTTCAGTAATGCCTTTCCTCTCTAAAGAGACAGTCAGTTTTCTGCAAAAAGATGAACTGACTGTTTTATACAAGGACAAGAGTCCAGGAATGGAAACAAATCGAAGAGTTTCCCTGCCTCAACTTGTACTACACCAGCCCCACCAGGACGGAGAACCACAGGTTTTCCCTGTTGACCAAACCTTCGCTGAATTTGAAGGCAATTCCACCCCCAAGAAAGACTCCACAAACCAGCCTTTCTTAGGTAAGGAAGCTGCAATCAAGTCCCCTCAGAAGGAGACCCTACTGAAGGCCCTTCTGCTCAAGGGCTCCTCAGGGGGCTCAGCTTGCCCTAATGAGGTCCCTCCAGGTGTAATGCGACAGGTCATCCCTTCATCCTTGGCCTCTTCACTTACCCCAACCCTTGTCACTACCCCTACCCTTGTCACTACCCCCTTGTCTTCTGCTGGCCAgaatcttcattctctttcttcctcagtgGCAGTGACCCTTGCCTCATCTATTTATAATCCTCCAGAAGAAGTGCTTCAGCCAATATTTGTCATGGATTCATCCAAAGGCCTCTCTCCTCTGATTCGTTGCTCAAAGGATGTATCTGTCTCCCATGGGGATCTCCTTTCCCCAGGGAGGAAGGGCGAGTCATTTGTAGTGATAGAGGCCTCAGGGGTTGCCCCCCAGGAATCGACTCCAGTTGCTGTAGACTCTCAGGATCAACCACATATGACAGATGAGATGAGAATCCTGTTGCAGGCAGTGCAGATTCGGGTGTCCCAAGACCAGGGTCAGCCCAGCACTCCAGGCAGTCCTGTGATGGTAAAACCCCCCACCATAGGCCCCACTGTCACCACTGCCTCACTACCAGTTGTAAGTCACACATTGGCTGTGCCCACTCCCTCAGGGCCCCCTCTCACACCTGATGCTGTTCTTAGACAACGCATATCCCGCTCAGTGCCAGACAAGGATGCCAGCAGAAAGAAGAACCCCAGCCATGTTGTGCCCTTAAAGAAATCAAATCACAGTCCTGAAACACTCAGCAAACAAGGCTACAATAAAGACCAAGAGCTATACACTATGCCTGCCAAGGGCATCTCCGAGAAGGGAAAGCCTTTACCCTTCCTGCGGCAGCTTCCCATATCACAAATGCCTGCTTCTTTGTCACACCCACATTCTCTTGGCCCTAAACCCATCCTCTCCTCTACCCTTCCACCTCATACTGCTCCAGCTTCCACTCcaacaccatctccaccactaccaccccctctTCCCCTGCCACGCCATCATAGCCTCACCAATCAATCAGCCTCCTCAACAGCAGTGTCACCCACAACCTCCATTACAACACCTTCCtctggggacaggaggaggccaaGTGGCTACCACATACCCCTAAACAAAAGTGTCTATAAACTTGGTGACAAACATGAGAAAACCAGCATCTCTAGAGTGAGGGAGATCCATGGAGAAAATGAATCTGTGCCTGACCATAAATAG